A genomic region of Xanthomonas fragariae contains the following coding sequences:
- the rocF gene encoding arginase, producing the protein MATQDMPVSLIGVPTDIGAGHRGARMGPEALRIAGLQEALIGRGVEVCDLGNLNGPRNPWQAPQAGYRHLDEVVAWNQALMDASYAELRAGRMPIMLGGDHCLGIGSITAVAKYCREQGRPLRVLWLDAHSDFNTSQVTPSGNVHGMPVACLCGLGPDALTQLGGSAPALLPEQVRQIGIRSVDPDEKRLIKQHRIDVYDMRYIDEAGMKRTMEAALHGMSEDTHLHVSFDVDFLDPSIAPGVGTTVPGGPNYREAQLVMEMIADTGRMGSLDIVELNPVLDNRNATAELAVDLVESLFGKSTLMRD; encoded by the coding sequence ATGGCGACGCAGGACATGCCGGTTTCCCTCATTGGCGTCCCCACCGACATCGGCGCCGGCCATCGCGGTGCGCGGATGGGGCCAGAAGCGCTGCGCATCGCCGGTCTGCAGGAGGCCTTGATCGGGCGCGGCGTGGAGGTGTGCGACCTGGGCAACCTGAATGGTCCGCGTAATCCGTGGCAGGCCCCACAGGCCGGCTACCGGCATCTGGATGAAGTAGTGGCCTGGAACCAGGCGCTGATGGACGCCAGCTATGCCGAACTGCGCGCCGGACGCATGCCGATCATGCTCGGCGGCGACCATTGCCTTGGGATCGGCTCCATCACCGCGGTGGCGAAATATTGCCGCGAGCAAGGGCGACCACTGCGGGTGCTGTGGCTAGATGCTCATTCAGACTTCAACACCAGCCAGGTCACCCCGTCCGGCAACGTGCACGGCATGCCGGTGGCCTGCCTGTGCGGGCTGGGGCCGGACGCGCTGACCCAGCTTGGCGGCAGTGCGCCGGCGCTGTTGCCCGAGCAGGTGCGGCAGATCGGCATCCGCTCGGTTGACCCGGACGAGAAGCGCTTGATCAAGCAGCACCGCATCGACGTCTACGACATGCGCTACATCGACGAAGCCGGCATGAAGCGCACTATGGAAGCTGCGCTGCACGGCATGAGCGAAGACACCCATCTGCATGTGAGCTTCGATGTCGACTTCCTTGATCCCAGCATCGCGCCGGGTGTGGGCACCACTGTGCCCGGTGGCCCCAACTACCGCGAGGCGCAGTTGGTGATGGAAATGATTGCCGACACCGGGCGTATGGGGTCGCTGGATATCGTCGAGCTCAATCCGGTGCTGGACAACCGCAACGCGACCGCCGAACTGGCGGTGGATCTGGTCGAGAGTCTGTTCGGCAAGTCGACGCTGATGCGAGATTGA
- a CDS encoding entericidin A/B family lipoprotein, protein MKRLLTLMVLGLFSAGVMTGCNTFAGAGKDMQRAGSKVEKKADNCSDGKC, encoded by the coding sequence ATGAAGCGACTGCTGACACTGATGGTGCTGGGCCTGTTTTCGGCCGGCGTGATGACTGGCTGTAACACCTTTGCTGGCGCCGGCAAGGATATGCAACGCGCGGGCAGCAAGGTCGAAAAGAAGGCCGATAACTGCAGCGACGGTAAGTGCTGA
- a CDS encoding entericidin A/B family lipoprotein, whose amino-acid sequence MKRAIVLLVLSVLSVGILSGCNTVAGAGKDVKGAGEKVEDAARK is encoded by the coding sequence ATGAAGCGTGCAATTGTGCTGCTGGTGCTGTCGGTGTTGTCGGTCGGTATACTGTCGGGTTGCAACACCGTCGCAGGTGCCGGCAAGGACGTGAAGGGCGCTGGCGAGAAGGTGGAAGACGCTGCGCGCAAGTGA